The window AAGCATCATAACTAAAGTGTCATAGTGCAATTTGCAAACAAGATGGCAGCATTTCATATCATTCAGCTTGAGCAGAGAAAGGAGTGATAAGCTCATGAATGAATATCCTATATTGTGACATTACATTTTCTTTATCCAACCTTCAGCAATAATTCCTCAACTGCCCCctcaatttttgttgtatatGCACATTAAATTCAAGAGAGTAGGAGGGGCTACAGTTGATATAAAACCAAGTAAAGGGAAATGCAGAATCAAACCTGTGAATTGCGGGGCTACAGTTCCAAGCGTGAACTTGGAAAAGGTCAAAGAAGCTAATATAACTGGCCTATATTGCTCGAGGACTGGCTCCACATTAGCCTTTATCAGCTCCGACGCAGCCTTCAAACCGCCATAAAATCCAACATTAACACAAATGCAGCATCGAATtagaaaacaagaaatagataaaagtaaaaatacttaaaattgcACCTCATTCACATATGGCCAGATCTTTTCGAGCTGAACATTAAGCCAAGTCAACTgaatttccatttccattcgggaaaaaaaaagaaagaatacaTTAGTCTCAACGAATCCGCATAGATACGAATTGAATTGAACACGAAGCAAACCTTCTGGCGCTGCGAAAATACGACCCAGGAAGGATAGTACTCCGGCGACAATAACTTCCTCGAGTCCTCCACCGTCATTCTGGCAAATGAGGTAACCGTAGCAGCCTTTGAAAAGttaacaaaatcataaataaatcaataaagtGTAAGATTCAACTACACAGAAAACAGTAATTCAACTCTAATTTGAAAGGTGGAATAGGAAAAAAGAGGTTACGAGATCGGAACGGTGCTTGGATCGGGCATTTTCGGAGCGGACAAAAGCAACAATGAGCACTAAGCCGACAACCAATCCGATCACCAACCCAGCTACGAAGGACATGTGGAAGAAAATGAGCTAGCTCTGCAGCTTCTGATTTATGAATTCGAAGCTGGTAGTGAGAGAGTGAGTGGTGTGGAGTGTGGAGTGTGGATGGGGACTTGATTCTGAGTTCTGATTGTGATTTAATGGCGGATTATAGTCTGGGATTAGTGATTTTCAGTAAGCTTTCCGCTTCTAATTTTGCCGTTGCAATCAATAGCAGTTAAAACAAGGGCTAATCATTTATTTCCACATGCCTAAGTTCATGTTGAATTGAGTACATTTCTACCTTTCTggtcttttattttctcatttaaatatattgagCAATCAATCGGCCgaacatttttaaattatttatgattgtGGAAAATAGTGTTAGCAATCAATCGGCCGAACTATGCAATTCTCTTGAATTAGTAAATTTTCTTGGAATAGTAATGATAAAGAggaaatactaataaatgtTATTTGCAACTAATTAACTAACTGGAACTTTCTTTAGCTAACTAACTATAAGCCATTCATAACATAATCCCTTAAATCCATTCTTCTACTGCATTGTTCAACTTCATGGTATCACATCACTTTTTATCTCATTCACTACTCAAAAATAGTACAACACCACATTTCTATACATGAATTTCActagttaattttatttaattttattttgtattcatccaatttagtttaaattaaatatgattttaaaatctcaaaaatgacattttattgaaaattgaaaattacatgattgaaattcgaaaattacaatttattgTAAGcgataaaatatagtactccgtatAACCTAAAATCGAAACACTAATAACGACTGTCaatttcgcccaaatgtgTTTGGTTAGATCTTCCTTGAGTCATGGGCGATAGAATTGTGAGACGACTCCCGACTCTCGATGTAGGCAATCAAATAATCTAATTCGTCAACAGATGAATTTGTTACCATCAGAGGTCATGTttgaattgagaaaaaaagtgTTTTAGAAGAGCGAAAGATAGAgttttttagtataaaaaaattaatggatttaatgagatatttatatatgagcTTTTGAAGTTTTAGAGGataataaatgataattagTTGGGcaacaaatataatttgaatttttgaataaatatattgtaaatgGACAAAATAGAAGCTCACTCGCAGGCAAATTAAAGGTTGTCACATTGAGGGTGgggtggggggggggggtgaCAACCCACCTCCCCTCACCCATCAGACACAACTCGAGCCAAGAGGGGCGCATCATGCAACACGTCCCCCCATCTCGTTCTGCTATTCAATGATACTATCCATTGTTGTTCATCATCTTTCCTTCCTACATGATGGTAATTTGTTGTTGCATAGCCAaagtaaataataattcattcGTCCATTAATTGTGAAATATCGATTGCTTGTTGAACTCTATGAATTGCGTGAAAGTATGATATTCAAAATTCGGGGATCAtagagttttagaaattttcttggtgaaaaaaaaatagaagtagtatataatttcgATTAGcatatattttaagaaaataattgatcCATGTATATTTTTACGGATAAAGTGTATTTACCCACTAGGTAGAAACCAAGGAGTAGTACTTACTATAAGAATAATGatatacttactatttatgaaCATAAAAACAAGCAATTGTTATGTAATGGTGGTGTATGTTGGATGAGcacaataattaatgttttaaataatagtattggGGTTGATAAAGTTACTATgaatttccaaatatttaaaaaaagctCGAGGCTTGACTCGATAAATCAAACTGGAGTTGACTAGGCTTGCTGtttttcaattctttggagtaatatttatcaCTGTATTTGTGCAACTACACTAACTAAACTTGCCAAACATTTATATACACCATTCATCTAAAAAAACACACTAACTAATatggagagggagagggagagagagaactTTATAAAGGgtaaatatgaatgaaattgATGCATGAAACTCTATAAGAATAGTGATTGAGCAGCAAACAAAGCATCAACACAGCACAACTTACGTTCACTATCTTCTCTCACTCTTGAAGTAGTCCATTCTAATCCCCCACAACTGCTCTCCCACGGCTTTCATATCCGGCCGATCCGCTCGTGTTGGTGCAGCGCACTGGATAGCCAAACCAAACATCTTCTCCAATATCTCCTTGCCTATCTTCTCATGTAGCAGAGGATCCACCATCTCCCAGAATCTCCCTTCGTTGTACTTGCGAAAAACCTGCACACCAACCGGACGTATGGTCCCAATTACGGTTCCAAAATAAGCTGACCCCGGATGTAAAACACACAAACTTACCCATTTCACAGTCACCCTCTCATCTGGCGCTCCTCTGGGGTCCACGGGCCGACGCCCGGTTAATATCTCTATAAGCAGTATCCCGAACGAGTACACATCGCTCTTTGTCGTAAGTTGATACGTCTTCATATACTCGGGATCGAGGTAACCCACTGTCCCTTTTACTTTGGTCGATACGTGAGTTTTCTCTGTGTCGTCTCCCAGCCTAGCAAATCCAAAATCTGCGACTTTGGCTCTCAAGCTCTCCGTCAGCAGAATGTTAGAGGACTTAACGTCCCTGTGGATTATCTGCTTCTCTGCAAAACCATTAACATCATCAGCAGTCGAAACCtccataaaatcaaatcaatcagATATCGAAGCAAACAAAACTAATGCAGACGGCATAGCAGCAACAGACTCGTGAATCAGGGCTACAAgtaaattttgaatgaatttcAATATTCAAAGCTGTTAAATCTAGTCTGTAGAATTTGAGCTGTTACCGGCATATAGATGGAGATACGTTAAGCCATGAGCAACATCGATGGCAATCTCAAGTCGCTGATTGAAATCCAATATCTTTCCCTTGATACCTACCAGAAACACCAGCCAAACATAGTGTATTTAACATCACATAACAAGCAAAGAATTGGCATTTTCCCAAGTCTAGAGGCTTTACCGTCTAAATACTCCCTAAGGGTACCATTGGGAACATACTCCGTGATGATCAGGCGTTCGTTTCCTTTTTCAAGATAACCTAGAAGCTTCACTAGGTTGCGATGCTCGATTTTAGCTAGAAGTTCGACTTCACTTCGGAACTCAGTTCGCAGAGCTTCAAAATGCTCCTGCACTCAATcccacaacaaaatcaaatatactATTTGCCAGAAGAAGCATGACATAGGGTCAAAATAAGGAAATTTATCGTTACTAATGTTTACTCATTTTAACTACAAACCTATTGTTATTAACATCATGAAAACTTCACTTGATTTTATCTAATCACGTTATTCAGGATAACATCTACCATCTCACATGTTCTAAAATGATTCCCAATAGTTCTAAATTGTATAGCTTGTGATATCTCTTACATAAGCTTAGGCAAGCACTTTGCAGCATAGCTTTTTTAAGATAGTCAAAACGTATGTGTATCATAATAATTACCAGAATCACGAAATCCCTATCTATTTTAGTAGAATgacttccttttctttttgtagtTCTACTTAAATGTGAACGCAACGatcaattttagaaatctaCACTAACATTTAGAGTTACGTGTAGTGTAGTGTATCTGGAACTGTgcatttaatgaaaataaattgatcCAGTACCTTTCTTGCTCGTTTGATAGCTACAACCTGGCCATCTGGTAGTTCGCCCCTGTAAACAGTTCCATACCCTCCTTCacctatttttaataaagatgAAAAGTTTTGGGTCGCCTTCAAAACTTGGTGCATATTTAAACGAACAGATCCGAGCCTATTGAGTTTCGGAGACATTGAAAATCTTGAAGGACTTGGGGGCACTCTCAAGGGGCTCGGCGGAACTCTTTGTGGGCTGCCAACAATCTTTTCAAGTATAGGATTCATTTCTAAAGATGTAAATGCATCAGCTGCAAGAACAGTGCAATGTCagcaaaaacaaataaagaaatacaGGATCCTCGCTTGCAacttaaatatgaataaacaCAGAAAGAGTTCTGCCACTGTGATATCGCAGCATGTGCATACATTGTTGTATAAAATAGATGATGAAATTAATCATCCAAATACAGACTAACAACTcaagaaacacaaattattgGACCATCAGATCAAGGGTATCAAATTTCAGAGCTAAATGTACAAATTAAacttcaaagaaaagaaaagaaccacAGTTAGCAATCAAGAGAAAGGTATTTGATAAATAATCTAGATACAACCCTATGCAAGGGTAGGAAAGACAGAGAAGCTAGACTCAAAGAAAGTTCATGGAAGCCGATATGTCAAAACCATACACTAATTTTCTTTAGTAATCACTTATAAAAGTGAGGATGAAGCCAATCCACCATACTCAATTACACAAGAAAGAATAGCTTAATGTCCAGTTTAACCAAACTTGGTTCCAACATATGCTTA is drawn from Salvia hispanica cultivar TCC Black 2014 chromosome 6, UniMelb_Shisp_WGS_1.0, whole genome shotgun sequence and contains these coding sequences:
- the LOC125197349 gene encoding calmodulin-binding receptor-like cytoplasmic kinase 3; the encoded protein is MGLVLLTLCLLVESAASGLLDHETDCGKYHVSNSNDPSRQLFYINGKLVERYLFCKAMRNHHERQCFVQDNIRNKYCQSLEKLPLLSGRKSLHAVARDGYSEIDSDKITLGGKDKYDNPISKPKMLAMAAPAFFLLCCTLVCPCFQARKKDSGHTLSREPNSTDAFTSLEMNPILEKIVGSPQRVPPSPLRVPPSPSRFSMSPKLNRLGSVRLNMHQVLKATQNFSSLLKIGEGGYGTVYRGELPDGQVVAIKRARKEHFEALRTEFRSEVELLAKIEHRNLVKLLGYLEKGNERLIITEYVPNGTLREYLDGIKGKILDFNQRLEIAIDVAHGLTYLHLYAEKQIIHRDVKSSNILLTESLRAKVADFGFARLGDDTEKTHVSTKVKGTVGYLDPEYMKTYQLTTKSDVYSFGILLIEILTGRRPVDPRGAPDERVTVKWVFRKYNEGRFWEMVDPLLHEKIGKEILEKMFGLAIQCAAPTRADRPDMKAVGEQLWGIRMDYFKSERR